From the Pseudomonadota bacterium genome, the window CGGAGGAAACCCCCGGGAGCGGACTCCATCGCGGATGAAGTCGAGGATCTGCATCTGCCGCTGGGTAAGGGTGGGGTCGAGGGCGGGATCTGGCATGGTGAGGAGGATTGGCGCTCTGGGGGAGGACCCCCTCCCAGCGGAGGCCTGTCTCGGTCGACTCGATGCCGTGGGGCGAGGACCCGCGGCATCGATCGCGAACGCAGAACCCATCGCTTCGAGCATCAGGAGGTCGACGTGCCGGACGCGCGACTCGTGAATCGATTTCGGCCGCGGGTTCTTGACGAGCTGGTCGGTCAGGCCCATCTCCTGGGGGCGGGGTGTCCGCTGGGAGACGCCGTGCGCGACAGCAACCTTCATTCTTTCGTGGCCTGGGGGCCACCGGGAACGGGGAAGTCCGCGCTCCTCACCATCGTGGCGGAGCGTCTCGAGGTGCCCGTGCTCGGGGGCGCCACCCTCGAAGAGCTGCCGCTGCGCGCGCTGCTCGAGCGAGGAGCGCGGGCGATCTGCATCGACGATGTCGAGCGCCTGTCTCCTCGGTTGGCCGGTCTCCTGATTGCCGCGCTCGATGGGGGCATGCTGCTGGCCGCGACCAGCGGCGCCTCTGTTCACGAGCGTCTCGAGCCTTCACTGCTCTCGCGTCTTGTCTCGTACCGGTTTCGTCCTCTCTCCACAGAGGCGCTCGACGCGGTCGCTGCGCGCGTGACGCCGCACTGCCCGCGCAGTCTCGAGCCCGCGGCTCTCGAGCACCTCGTGGCCCACGCCCGCGGAGACGCCCGCGTGCTTCTCGACGCGCTCGAGCGCGTCTCGCGTGCAAGGGGAGCAGACGAAGAGGTGACGCTCGACGAGGCGACGCGTTGCACCCAGCCGGATCGGGCGGAGTACCCCACGCCGGGAACGGGACATTGCGATGTCGTCACCGCCTTTGTGAAGAGCCTTCGGGGGAGCGACCCGGACGCGGCGCTCTACTGGCTTGCCGCCATGCTGTCGGCCGGCGAGGATGCAGCCTTCATCGGAGAGCGCATCTGCCTGGTGGCGGCCGAAGACGTGGGGCAGGCCGACCCGTTCGCCCTGGTCGTGGCGCGCGCTGCCTGCGATTGCGCGGCGCGCGTGCCGCTGGAAGAGGCGCGAATGCCGCTGGCGCACGCCGCCGTTCATGTGGCCTGCGCGCCCAAGAGCAACGCGGCAGCCCGAGGGCTCGAGCGCGCGGAGGCCGACATCCGCGCGAGAGGGATGCAGGCCGTGCCCTTCCATCTGCGTCAGAGAAGTCTCAGAGGGGCCCCAGAGGTGGGGTACAGCCAGGCGTCGCCCTGGCGCCAGCCCAAAGGCCAGTTCCTGTTTCCCCAGTATCTTCCCGACCCGCTCGTCAGGGAGCGGTTCTACGAGCCGTCCGACAGCGGCGCCGAGGCGCGGGTGAAGGAGCGGCTGCACGCATGGTGGCCCGAACGTCACTGACATCGATCGCGCATCCATCTTCGCCCAGGAGAGGTTTCGAACGCGGGCCGACGGGGTAGCCTAGCGCTTGAGGCTTCGCACGCGCCCACGGCATTGCGCCTGACAGGTGCAGGAGTCGCCTGCGGGGAGGCGAACCCTTCGAGGCCATCTGGCACCACGATTTTCACCTGCCCGTGGAGACCGCCAGCGCGCAGGCCAGGGCAGGCCCGAAACAGGAGGATCAGTTGACATGGATGATCGCAAGGATGGGGCCGGGTTTGTGTTCGGCCTCCTGGTGGGCGCCCTCGTAGGGGCGTCTATCGCCGTCATTCTCGCCCCCCAGTCCGGGGCTGACACGCGTGAAGACCTCAAGCATCGCGCTCGCGATCTTCAGCACAAAGCCAACGATCTCGTCGCCGAGATGGCCGACGACGCGGGCGAGTGGGTGGAGAAGGGCAAGCAGGTCATCGGCAAGGCGTTCCAGCGTCAGGCAGCCGACGAGGCGAGAATTCTCAACCGCTACAGCGACGAGCCGGCGGGCGGCGCGACGGCGCAGTAGCCAAGCACGGCTCGGGCGACCGAAGAGGAGGTTCCCAGTGGAAATCAGCGTCAATACGAGAGCGCTCGACGCTCGCGCCCACGCCGTCGAGGTGAAGGGCGAGATCGATGTGTACACGTCTCCGCGCGTCAAAGAGACCATCAACGATCTCATCGATCAGGGTCACAACAACATGGTCATCAATCTCGAGGGAGTGCGCTACATCGACAGCACCGGCCTCGGGGTGCTCATCGGCGCGCTCAAGAAGGTGCGTGAGAAGAACGGAAAGATCGTTCTCATCTGCACCAATCCCCAGATCAAGAAGATCTTCAACATCACGGGCCTCATCAAGATCTTCGACATCTACAAGGACGAAGAGGAGGCACTGGGGAGCTTCGCGGGAGCGGTATGAGCTGGAGCGCTTCGGTCGTCACACCGGAGTGCGTGCGGCTGGTCGTTCCTGGCCTTCCTTCCTGCATCGGGCTGGTCCGGCTGGCCATGACGGGGCTGGCCAGCCGGCTTGCCCTGCCGTTCGACGAAAGCGAAGACCTCAAGCTCGCGGTCACCGAGACCTGCAGCCACGTGTTGCGCCAGGCGCGCTTCCGCGTCGATCTTCACGTTCGCTTCGAGGTCACGGCCGCGCATCTGCAGATCCGTGTAGAGGGGGTCCCTCGACAGCCACTGACTGCGCCCAAGGTGCTTCTTCCCAGCTTTGCTCTCGGCGACCTCGACGGTGACGTGGGCATCGGCCTTGTGCAGGCGCTGCTCGATGAGGTCGAGATCTCGAGCGACGATCAGACCGGGGCCACAAGCGTCACGCTCACGCAACAGATGATCCCGGACAGGGCGCGTTGAGCGAGCGCGGCACGGGGGGAGGCGGGCCGGAGAGAGAGCGTGTCCGCACCCTGCTCGTCGCATACACTGATACCCGTGATCCCGCCGTGCGCGAGCAGCTCGTGGCGCTGCACGTGGGGCTGGCCCGAGCCCTGGCCTTCCGCTTCGCACATCGCGGGGAACCGCTCGACGACGTGTATCAGGTCGCCTGCCTGGGGCTGCTGAACGCCATCGAGCGGTACGATCCCGGTGCGGGGGTCGCGTTCACCACCTTCGCCACGCCCACGATCATCGGCGAGATCCGCCGTTACTTCCGCGATCGCACCGCCAGCATCCGTCTTCCCCGACGCATGCAGGAGCTGCGCGTCGCGGTCAGTCAGGGGGCCGAAGCGCTCACGGGACAGCTGGGACGGGTTCCCACGACCCGTGAGCTCAGCGCGCACCTGGCCGTCTCGGAGGTCGAGGTAATCGAGGTGGTCGAGCTCGGTGAGTCGCCTGGGGTTGTGTCTCTCGACGCCGAGCTGTGGGGAGATGGCCGCTCCGCTGACCGCTTCATCGAGCACCTCGGACAGCTGGACATGCGATTCGAGGCGATCGATCGTCGACTCAGCCTTGTGCGTGCCTTCGAGCGCCTGGACCATCGTGAGCGGCTCCTGCTGCACCTGCGCTTCACGGAAGGCCTCTCTCAGTGCAAGACCGCGAGTGCCCTCGGCGTCTCGCAGATGCACGTCTCACGGCTTCAGGCGATAGCGTTGCGCAAGCTTCGCGCAGCCCTCGACGATCCACAAGAGGCGCGGAGCACGGGGGAGGAGCTCGCGTGAACGAAGTCACGCCTGCCGAGCAGGTTGAGCGCGGGCGTTCCCAGCCTTCTCCTGAAAGCTGGCGCGAGCGCTTCCTGGCACACCTCCCGCTGCGCTGGATCTTCGAGTTGTTCTATCTCTCGTCGTCTGATCCATGGCACTACTGGCGCTCTTCGTTCGAGCGTCGCCGCTATGACGCGGCCCGCGCCCTCATCGAGCGTCACGCTCCGCGCCCCCGCCGCGTGCTCGAGGTGGGCTGCTCAGTCGGCGCGTTCACCCGTGTCCTTCTCGACATCGGGTCCGGGCACGTCACGGCGGTGGACATCTCCTCGGTTGCGCTGCGTCGCGCGCGGCGAGGGCTCGCGCGTGCCTCGGAGAGAGCGGCTGATGTCGAGCTCGTCTGTGCGGATCTGTTCGCCGACGAACTTCCAGAGGGGAGGTTCGACCTCATCGTTGCCATGGACGTGCTGGGCTACACCGCGAGTCTCGACGTTCTCAGCGGGCTGTGCGCGCGCATGCGGGACCGTCTCTCGTCGGACGGGCTGATCCTGCTCGGGAACACCAGGCTTCGCGCGCAGGACGGCGAGGGATTCGAGCCGTTTGCCTCCGGCTTCCCGAAGCTTGGCGCACGGGCCATCCTCGAGGCGTTCTCGCGAGGCGCGCAGCACGTGGGCGCGCTGGAGGACCCGAAGTGGCGTCTTGATCTGCTGGCCTACCCCCAGCGCGACGGGGGCTAGCGGAACGCGCCTGGGTCAGGGGCTTGCGCGCAGGGCCCGGAGCAGGAGAACGAGACCGCTGCCGTGAATTCCACAGGCTGAATCCCCACGGCACGTCCCTGCTGCGCGGTCTCATCGCGCACGCGCCAGCCACCTGTGCCGACCGGGAAGAAGGGAGGGAGAAGCATGAGTCGCAGTCGCGTCGCGTCGAAGCCCAGCCGTCTTCGACCGTGCCGTCTCCCGTCCCCCGGACTGTTCGATGCGCCGCAGATCTGGCGTAGCGGCGACCCTCTCAAGCCCTTTGACGCGGAGACCGGCAACGGTCTGCGGGTCGACGTCTTCTTCAATCCGTTCGAAATCGGCAACGGGCCCCCACTGGCGGCCCGCAGGTCACACGCATTGCTTCGCAGCACCAGGCTGCGCGCTCCCGAGGGGGCGCGCGCTTCCCATCTCGTTTCGTCAATGCCCGTCCGCAACCGTGCGAGTCTCGCACGGTCTCGCGCTGCCGCGGCCGCAGGACAGACCCGTGTCTGCCTGCAGGCAACGCGCCGGGCAGCTTCGGCGCCTTCCGCCGATCGCATCCTCGCTCGCGTGGGCGGTTCAGTTCGCCCGCGCCGAAGCGCCGGCTCCTGCTGGCCGGATGTGAGGGGTGGAAGAGGGCCGGAGGGCGCGCTCCTCGGCGCGTCTCCGAGATGGGTCACGTGTCTGCGGTTCCATGCGGTGCCTGAGTTAGGAGAGCTCAGATGGCCATCACCGCGAGTCGCGGCTCAGTTGACATCCTTCCGGTCGAGACCCCTCGCTGGCGCAAGATAGAGGAGGCCGCGCACAGGCTTGCGCTGCTGTTCGGATACAGCGAGCTCCGCACGCCCGCATTCGAGGCGACAGAGCTCTACTCGGCCTTCGGCGACGACAGCGACATCGTCGACAAGGAGCTGTACACGTTTCGTGACCGCTCTGGTCGCTCGCTCACCCTGCGTCCCGAGTTCACGGTCGCCACGGTGCGCGCGGCCCTCGAGCACAGCCTGCTCGGACAGACCCAGCTGAAGTCGTACTACCTCGGCGAGGTCTGGCGCTACGATC encodes:
- a CDS encoding repressor LexA — encoded protein: MPDPALDPTLTQRQMQILDFIRDGVRSRGFPP
- a CDS encoding YtxH domain-containing protein, which produces MDDRKDGAGFVFGLLVGALVGASIAVILAPQSGADTREDLKHRARDLQHKANDLVAEMADDAGEWVEKGKQVIGKAFQRQAADEARILNRYSDEPAGGATAQ
- a CDS encoding anti-sigma factor antagonist → MEISVNTRALDARAHAVEVKGEIDVYTSPRVKETINDLIDQGHNNMVINLEGVRYIDSTGLGVLIGALKKVREKNGKIVLICTNPQIKKIFNITGLIKIFDIYKDEEEALGSFAGAV
- a CDS encoding SigB/SigF/SigG family RNA polymerase sigma factor, coding for MSERGTGGGGPERERVRTLLVAYTDTRDPAVREQLVALHVGLARALAFRFAHRGEPLDDVYQVACLGLLNAIERYDPGAGVAFTTFATPTIIGEIRRYFRDRTASIRLPRRMQELRVAVSQGAEALTGQLGRVPTTRELSAHLAVSEVEVIEVVELGESPGVVSLDAELWGDGRSADRFIEHLGQLDMRFEAIDRRLSLVRAFERLDHRERLLLHLRFTEGLSQCKTASALGVSQMHVSRLQAIALRKLRAALDDPQEARSTGEELA
- a CDS encoding class I SAM-dependent methyltransferase, with the protein product MQDRECPRRLADARLTASGDSVAQASRSPRRSTRGAEHGGGARVNEVTPAEQVERGRSQPSPESWRERFLAHLPLRWIFELFYLSSSDPWHYWRSSFERRRYDAARALIERHAPRPRRVLEVGCSVGAFTRVLLDIGSGHVTAVDISSVALRRARRGLARASERAADVELVCADLFADELPEGRFDLIVAMDVLGYTASLDVLSGLCARMRDRLSSDGLILLGNTRLRAQDGEGFEPFASGFPKLGARAILEAFSRGAQHVGALEDPKWRLDLLAYPQRDGG